A genomic stretch from Microbacterium proteolyticum includes:
- a CDS encoding glucose-6-phosphate isomerase, translated as MSFAVKVTGHVGSVVAAELPGLTGSLIASGITAGDASLWGPAAEDEASRRLGWVRAVSVSRPLVPEITALRDQLVAQGVTRVVLAGMGGSSLAPEVIAQTAGVPLVILDSTAPGQVLAAIDGDTESGGLEQTVLVVSSKSGSTIETDSAKRAFEAAYRDLGIDPAERIVVVTDPGSPLEESARAEGYRVFLADPEVGGRYSALTAFGLVPTGLAGVDIDELLDEADATLLEVAIDSPENPALVLAAAIAGGGDLRRDKLGLVTDGTHIVGLPDWIEQLVAESTGKDGSGILPVVLLPVSPELESAPDDLQVVRFVDDAQAFHLFERHTGEVLVSGSLGAQFVVWEYATAIAGRLLGIDPFDQPDVESAKEATRGLLQAQPAPTAPAFVADGVEVRVSDPTLAADGTVAGVLATLMARVPADGYVSIQAYVNRLELPQLVGLRELVAADSGRPTTFGWGPRFLHSTGQYHKGGPATGVFLQILERTDVDLEIPGRPFTFGQLIQAQAAGDASVLAGAPHGRPVVTLTLTDPQVEVLSLFEAAQ; from the coding sequence GTGAGCTTCGCGGTCAAGGTCACGGGCCACGTCGGTTCGGTCGTCGCGGCCGAACTGCCGGGCCTGACCGGTTCGCTCATCGCGTCGGGCATCACCGCCGGCGATGCGAGCCTGTGGGGACCGGCCGCAGAAGACGAGGCGTCCCGTCGACTCGGGTGGGTGCGGGCGGTCTCCGTCTCGCGCCCGCTCGTTCCCGAGATCACCGCCCTGCGCGACCAGTTGGTCGCGCAGGGCGTGACCCGCGTCGTGCTCGCGGGCATGGGCGGGTCCTCGCTCGCGCCCGAGGTGATCGCGCAGACGGCAGGTGTGCCGTTGGTGATCCTCGACTCCACGGCTCCCGGACAGGTGCTCGCCGCCATCGACGGCGACACCGAATCGGGTGGTCTCGAGCAGACCGTGCTCGTCGTCTCGAGCAAATCCGGCTCGACCATCGAGACCGACTCCGCCAAGCGCGCCTTCGAGGCCGCCTATCGCGACCTCGGTATCGACCCGGCCGAGCGCATCGTCGTCGTGACCGACCCGGGCTCGCCTCTGGAAGAATCCGCGCGTGCCGAGGGCTATCGCGTCTTCCTCGCCGATCCCGAGGTGGGTGGCCGGTACTCCGCGCTCACCGCCTTCGGCCTCGTGCCCACCGGGCTCGCCGGGGTCGACATCGACGAACTGCTCGACGAGGCGGATGCAACGCTCCTCGAGGTGGCGATCGACTCGCCCGAGAACCCCGCCCTCGTCCTGGCCGCCGCGATCGCCGGCGGCGGGGACCTGCGGCGCGACAAGCTCGGGCTCGTCACGGACGGCACTCACATCGTCGGTCTTCCGGATTGGATCGAGCAGCTCGTCGCGGAGTCCACGGGCAAGGACGGCTCCGGCATCCTGCCCGTGGTGCTGCTTCCCGTCTCGCCCGAACTGGAGTCCGCGCCCGACGACCTGCAGGTCGTGCGCTTCGTCGACGACGCCCAGGCGTTCCACCTCTTCGAACGCCACACCGGCGAAGTGCTCGTCAGCGGTTCGCTCGGTGCGCAATTCGTCGTGTGGGAGTACGCGACCGCGATCGCGGGACGCCTGCTCGGGATCGACCCGTTCGATCAGCCCGACGTCGAGTCGGCCAAGGAGGCCACGCGCGGCCTCCTGCAGGCGCAGCCCGCCCCCACCGCCCCGGCGTTCGTCGCCGACGGCGTCGAGGTGCGCGTGTCCGACCCGACGCTCGCGGCTGACGGCACCGTCGCGGGCGTGCTCGCGACGCTCATGGCCCGGGTGCCCGCCGACGGCTACGTCAGCATCCAGGCCTACGTGAACCGTCTCGAGCTCCCGCAGCTCGTCGGCCTTCGCGAACTCGTGGCAGCCGATTCCGGACGCCCCACCACCTTCGGATGGGGTCCCCGGTTCCTGCACTCCACGGGCCAGTACCACAAGGGAGGACCTGCAACGGGTGTCTTCCTGCAAATCCTCGAACGCACGGACGTCGACCTCGAGATCCCCGGTCGACCGTTCACGTTCGGACAACTCATCCAGGCACAGGCCGCGGGAGACGCGAGCGTGCTGGCGGGGGCGCCGCATGGCCGTCCCGTCGTCACGCTGACGCTGACCGACCCGCAGGTCGAGGTGCTCTCACTTTTCGAGGCGGCACAGTAG
- the tal gene encoding transaldolase, with protein sequence MSTPTADLAAAGVSIWLDDLSRQRIQSGNLAELIEARNVSGVTTNPTIFAGALSKGEAYEGQVQELAAAGADVDEAIFSITTDDVRDACDIFLPVFEATNGVDGRVSIEVSPDLAHDTEGTVAQAKDLSARVDRKNVLIKIPATKAGLPAITEVIGAGISVNVTLIFSLERYEEVIDAYLAGVEKAQAAGHDISTLQSVASFFVSRVDTEIDKRLAALGTDEAAELKGKAGIANARLAYELFEKKFAEPRAKELLDAGATVQRPLWASTGVKDPALPDTLYVTELVAPGTVNTMPEKTLEATFDHGVITGDTVTGGYAEAHEVFDRLAAAGVDVADATQTLEDEGVEKFIASWHELQDTVKTALEAGSAQAAK encoded by the coding sequence ATGAGCACTCCCACCGCAGATCTCGCCGCCGCCGGCGTCAGCATCTGGCTCGACGACCTGTCGCGTCAGCGCATCCAGTCCGGCAACCTCGCCGAGCTGATCGAGGCACGCAACGTCTCGGGTGTCACCACCAACCCGACGATCTTCGCCGGCGCCCTCTCCAAGGGCGAGGCGTACGAGGGTCAAGTCCAGGAGCTCGCCGCCGCCGGCGCCGATGTCGACGAGGCGATCTTCTCGATCACCACGGACGACGTCCGCGACGCGTGCGACATCTTCCTGCCCGTCTTCGAGGCCACGAACGGCGTCGACGGCCGCGTGTCGATCGAGGTCTCCCCCGACCTCGCGCACGACACCGAGGGCACCGTGGCCCAGGCGAAAGACCTGTCGGCCCGTGTCGACCGCAAGAACGTGCTGATCAAGATCCCCGCGACCAAGGCGGGCCTGCCGGCGATCACGGAGGTCATCGGCGCGGGCATCTCCGTCAACGTCACGCTCATCTTCAGCCTCGAGCGCTACGAAGAGGTCATCGACGCGTACCTGGCCGGTGTCGAGAAGGCGCAGGCCGCCGGTCACGACATCTCGACCCTGCAGTCGGTCGCATCGTTCTTCGTCTCGCGCGTCGACACCGAGATCGACAAGCGTCTTGCGGCTCTCGGCACCGACGAGGCCGCCGAGCTCAAGGGCAAGGCCGGCATCGCCAACGCGCGCCTGGCCTACGAGCTGTTCGAGAAGAAGTTCGCCGAGCCCCGCGCCAAGGAGCTCCTGGATGCCGGTGCCACGGTGCAGCGTCCGCTCTGGGCCTCGACCGGTGTGAAGGACCCCGCCCTCCCCGACACGCTCTACGTCACCGAGCTCGTCGCCCCCGGCACCGTCAACACGATGCCGGAGAAGACCCTCGAGGCGACCTTCGACCACGGCGTCATCACGGGTGACACCGTGACCGGTGGATACGCCGAGGCGCACGAGGTGTTCGACCGTCTCGCCGCGGCCGGCGTCGACGTCGCCGACGCCACGCAGACGCTCGAGGACGAGGGTGTCGAGAAGTTCATCGCCTCGTGGCACGAGCTCCAGGACACGGTCAAGACCGCCCTCGAGGCGGGAAGCGCCCAGGCCGCCAAGTGA
- the tkt gene encoding transketolase has product MSDFEWDEIDRRAVDTARILAADAVEKVGNGHPGTAMSLAPAAYLLYQRVLRHDPADTHWPGRDRFILSAGHSSLTQYVQLYLGGFGLELKDLEALRTWGSLTPGHPEYGHTDGVEITTGPLGQGLASSVGFAYAARYERGLFDPETPAGESPFDHYVYVIAGDGDLQEGVTSEASSLAGHQELGNLIAIYDSNQISIEDDTNVAFTEDVAQRYESYGWHVQTVDWKKTGEYVEDVAELHAAIEAAKGETSKPSLIILKTIIGWPSPGKQNSGKIHGSALGADELKATKEVLGFDPEQHFAVADDVIAHTRELVQRGEAEKAAWQEKFDAWAAAHPERKQLWDRLQARELPDGIADALPAFEAGKDVSTRAASGTVINALAAELPELWGGSADLAESNLTTIKDAKSFIPSSWSTHEWSGDPYGRVLHFGIREHAMGAILNGIVLHGPTRPFGGTFLIFSDYMRPPVRLAALMNIPTIFVWTHDSVALGEDGPTHQPIEQLATLRAIPNFALVRPADANETSVVWLELLRRTAGPAGIALTRQNIPVFARGEGAASGDEFASAEGAVKGAYVLAEAANGEPDVILIATGSEVQLAVQARETLAAEGVHARVVSAPSLEWFAEQDEAYRESVLPSSVKARVSVEAGSALSWHGIVGDAGRSVAIDHFGASADYKTLFQKFGITAEAVVEAARDSIAAAK; this is encoded by the coding sequence TTGTCGGACTTCGAATGGGATGAAATCGATCGGCGCGCGGTGGACACCGCTCGCATTCTGGCGGCGGATGCCGTCGAGAAGGTGGGCAACGGTCACCCCGGTACCGCGATGTCACTGGCCCCGGCCGCTTACCTGCTGTACCAGCGGGTCCTGCGCCACGACCCGGCCGACACGCACTGGCCCGGACGCGACCGCTTCATCCTGTCGGCGGGTCACTCCTCGCTGACGCAGTACGTCCAGCTCTACCTCGGCGGCTTCGGCCTCGAGCTGAAGGACCTCGAGGCGCTGCGCACGTGGGGCTCGCTGACCCCCGGCCACCCCGAGTACGGCCACACCGACGGCGTCGAGATCACCACCGGTCCGCTCGGTCAGGGGCTGGCCTCGTCCGTCGGCTTCGCCTACGCGGCTCGCTACGAGCGCGGCCTGTTCGATCCCGAGACCCCCGCCGGCGAAAGCCCCTTCGACCACTACGTCTACGTCATCGCCGGCGACGGCGACCTCCAGGAGGGCGTGACGAGCGAGGCCTCCTCGCTCGCCGGCCACCAGGAGCTCGGCAACCTCATCGCGATCTACGACTCCAACCAGATCTCGATCGAGGACGACACGAACGTCGCGTTCACCGAGGACGTCGCGCAGCGCTACGAGTCCTACGGCTGGCACGTGCAGACGGTCGACTGGAAGAAGACCGGCGAGTACGTCGAAGACGTCGCCGAGCTGCACGCCGCGATCGAGGCCGCGAAGGGCGAGACGAGCAAGCCCTCGCTCATCATCCTCAAGACGATCATCGGCTGGCCCTCGCCCGGCAAGCAGAACTCCGGCAAGATCCACGGCTCCGCCCTCGGCGCCGACGAGCTCAAGGCCACCAAGGAGGTGCTCGGCTTCGACCCCGAGCAGCACTTCGCCGTCGCCGACGACGTGATCGCGCACACGCGCGAGCTCGTCCAGCGCGGAGAGGCCGAGAAGGCCGCCTGGCAGGAGAAGTTCGACGCGTGGGCGGCCGCTCACCCCGAGCGCAAGCAGCTGTGGGACCGCCTGCAGGCGCGCGAGCTCCCCGATGGCATCGCCGACGCGCTGCCCGCGTTCGAGGCCGGGAAGGACGTGTCCACCCGCGCCGCGAGCGGGACGGTCATCAACGCCCTCGCCGCCGAGCTCCCCGAGCTCTGGGGCGGTTCCGCCGACCTCGCCGAGTCGAACCTGACGACGATCAAGGATGCCAAGTCCTTCATCCCCAGCTCGTGGTCCACGCACGAGTGGTCGGGCGACCCCTACGGCCGCGTCCTGCACTTCGGCATCCGCGAGCACGCCATGGGGGCGATCCTCAACGGCATCGTGCTGCACGGACCCACCCGTCCGTTCGGCGGCACGTTCCTCATCTTCAGCGACTACATGCGCCCGCCGGTGCGCCTGGCCGCCCTGATGAACATCCCGACGATCTTCGTCTGGACGCACGACTCCGTCGCCCTCGGCGAGGACGGCCCCACCCACCAGCCGATCGAGCAGCTGGCCACCCTCCGCGCCATCCCCAACTTCGCCCTCGTGCGACCCGCGGATGCCAACGAGACGTCCGTGGTGTGGCTCGAGCTGCTCCGCCGCACCGCCGGCCCCGCCGGTATCGCTCTGACCCGTCAGAACATCCCCGTCTTCGCCCGCGGCGAGGGCGCGGCATCCGGTGACGAGTTCGCCTCCGCCGAAGGCGCCGTCAAGGGCGCCTACGTGCTGGCCGAAGCAGCCAACGGCGAGCCCGACGTCATCCTCATCGCCACCGGTTCCGAGGTGCAGCTGGCCGTCCAGGCCCGCGAGACCCTGGCCGCCGAGGGCGTGCACGCGCGGGTCGTGTCGGCTCCCTCGCTGGAGTGGTTCGCCGAGCAGGACGAGGCGTACCGCGAGTCGGTCCTCCCCTCGTCGGTGAAGGCGCGCGTGTCGGTCGAGGCCGGCTCGGCCCTCAGCTGGCACGGCATCGTCGGCGACGCCGGCCGCTCGGTCGCCATCGACCACTTCGGCGCATCCGCCGACTACAAGACCCTTTTCCAGAAGTTCGGCATCACGGCCGAGGCCGTCGTCGAAGCCGCCCGCGACTCGATCGCCGCGGCGAAGTAA
- a CDS encoding heme o synthase — MDISTTSHVFATTDRRSLGRTVRAYIALTKPRVLELLLVTTVPVMILAQGGLPNLWLIFATVIGGSLSAGSAAAFNMYLDRDIDAHMQRTENRPLVTGEVSPRGALVFAWTLAVVSTVWLWAFTNPLAAGLSAAAIFFYVVIYTMILKRRTEQNIVWGGIAGCFPVLIGWSAVTGSLSWAPFILFALVFLWTPPHYWPLSMKYAAQYDEVDVPMLGATRSGSQVGLQVILYAWATVACSLLLIPVAQMGLVYTVSALVFGGWFIYESHRLYSRAVRGGEPRPMRVFHASITYLTLLFVAIAVDPLLPF; from the coding sequence ATGGACATCTCGACGACGTCGCACGTGTTCGCGACGACCGATCGCCGCTCCCTCGGACGCACCGTCCGGGCGTACATCGCCCTGACCAAGCCGCGCGTCCTTGAGCTGCTGCTGGTGACGACGGTGCCGGTGATGATCCTCGCCCAGGGCGGACTCCCGAACCTCTGGCTCATCTTCGCCACGGTGATCGGCGGGTCGCTGAGCGCCGGCTCGGCCGCCGCGTTCAACATGTACCTCGATCGCGACATCGACGCGCACATGCAGCGCACGGAGAACCGCCCGCTCGTGACGGGAGAGGTGTCGCCGCGGGGCGCCCTCGTCTTCGCGTGGACTCTCGCGGTCGTGTCGACGGTGTGGCTGTGGGCCTTCACCAATCCGCTCGCAGCGGGGCTTTCCGCCGCGGCCATCTTCTTCTACGTCGTGATCTACACGATGATCCTCAAGCGCCGCACCGAGCAGAACATCGTCTGGGGCGGCATCGCGGGCTGCTTCCCCGTGCTGATCGGATGGTCGGCCGTCACGGGGTCACTGTCGTGGGCGCCCTTCATCCTCTTCGCTCTGGTGTTCCTCTGGACTCCGCCGCATTACTGGCCGCTGTCGATGAAGTACGCCGCGCAGTACGACGAAGTCGATGTGCCGATGCTCGGTGCCACGCGCAGCGGCTCCCAGGTCGGGCTGCAGGTCATCCTCTACGCGTGGGCCACGGTGGCGTGCTCGCTGCTGCTGATCCCGGTCGCGCAGATGGGTCTGGTCTACACCGTGTCGGCGCTCGTCTTCGGCGGGTGGTTCATCTACGAGTCGCACCGTCTGTACTCCCGCGCGGTCCGCGGCGGAGAACCCCGCCCCATGCGCGTGTTCCACGCCTCGATCACCTACCTGACCCTGCTCTTCGTCGCGATCGCGGTCGACCCTCTCCTGCCGTTCTGA
- a CDS encoding dinucleotide-utilizing enzyme, with translation MHTRPRLVTSIPFWVLVAGSLAAIIGGLAIVLNGINAMEEVLNDPNATVVQVYVGQSWVVVGAAVLGAGAVGIVAVLALAAATALTRRADISVESIDWDSDDETAVEPVATAPSAAPLAVEDADIETPSTTPAPPQAAAARHDEPRLDAGDDATRR, from the coding sequence ATGCACACTCGTCCCCGTCTGGTCACCAGCATCCCGTTCTGGGTGCTCGTCGCCGGATCCCTGGCCGCCATCATCGGTGGGCTCGCGATCGTCCTGAACGGGATCAACGCGATGGAGGAGGTCCTCAACGACCCCAACGCCACCGTCGTGCAGGTCTACGTCGGTCAGTCGTGGGTCGTCGTGGGCGCGGCCGTCCTCGGTGCCGGCGCCGTGGGCATCGTCGCCGTGCTGGCCCTGGCCGCGGCGACCGCCCTGACCCGCCGCGCCGATATCTCCGTCGAGAGCATCGACTGGGACAGCGACGACGAGACCGCGGTGGAACCCGTCGCGACCGCCCCCTCCGCCGCTCCCCTCGCGGTCGAGGACGCCGACATCGAGACCCCCTCGACCACGCCCGCGCCGCCGCAGGCGGCCGCGGCGCGGCACGACGAGCCCCGGCTCGACGCGGGAGACGACGCCACGCGTCGCTGA
- a CDS encoding COX15/CtaA family protein: MPSASSPTSPSRVPGALHRIAGWLPVEVDRRVRVFAWLSFVAEVLIIGTGGAVRLTGSGLGCPTWPRCTADSLVNTPEMGIHGVIEFGNRTLTGLVGILALAVVVLVWRMRHERRVLFVLSLVVLVGIVAQAIVGGITVLTGLNPFIVGFHYVASVSLVAVCAAFLVRMYQPAGPRTLAAPRWFAGLVHATTAVLALTIVFGVLTTGAGPHSGDEDSIRNGFDAQVLEHVHAWPGYALFVLTLIVVVLAWRLRLPVRRWATALLAVELVQIAVGLYQARNGLPELAVGTHMVLAALAAATMTVVVLRLKQPAVSGWQAATRETASARG, translated from the coding sequence ATGCCCTCCGCTTCGTCCCCCACCTCTCCGTCCCGCGTCCCGGGTGCCCTGCACCGCATCGCGGGGTGGCTGCCCGTCGAAGTCGACCGCCGGGTCCGGGTGTTCGCGTGGCTGTCGTTCGTGGCGGAGGTGCTCATCATCGGCACGGGCGGCGCGGTCCGCCTCACGGGCTCGGGACTGGGGTGCCCGACCTGGCCCCGCTGCACGGCGGATTCGCTGGTGAACACCCCGGAGATGGGCATTCACGGTGTCATCGAATTCGGCAATCGCACTCTGACGGGGCTCGTCGGCATCCTCGCCCTTGCCGTCGTCGTGCTCGTGTGGCGCATGCGTCACGAGCGCCGCGTGCTCTTCGTGCTCTCGCTCGTCGTGCTGGTGGGGATCGTCGCCCAGGCGATCGTCGGTGGCATCACGGTCCTGACGGGCCTGAACCCGTTCATCGTCGGCTTCCACTACGTCGCGTCCGTCTCGCTCGTGGCGGTGTGCGCGGCGTTCCTCGTGCGGATGTATCAGCCCGCCGGGCCCCGTACGCTCGCCGCCCCCCGCTGGTTCGCCGGACTCGTGCACGCCACGACCGCGGTGCTCGCCCTCACGATCGTCTTCGGTGTGCTCACCACCGGCGCCGGCCCTCACTCGGGCGACGAGGACTCCATCCGCAACGGCTTCGACGCCCAGGTGCTCGAGCACGTCCACGCCTGGCCGGGGTACGCCCTGTTCGTGCTCACGCTCATCGTCGTCGTCCTGGCGTGGCGCTTGCGCCTGCCGGTGCGGCGATGGGCGACGGCGCTGCTGGCCGTCGAGCTCGTGCAGATCGCGGTCGGGCTCTACCAGGCCCGGAACGGGCTGCCCGAGCTCGCCGTGGGCACGCACATGGTGCTCGCCGCCCTCGCGGCGGCGACCATGACCGTCGTCGTGCTGCGCCTCAAGCAGCCCGCGGTCAGCGGCTGGCAGGCCGCAACTCGCGAGACGGCGTCCGCACGCGGCTGA
- the sufB gene encoding Fe-S cluster assembly protein SufB: protein MSDVLIDRPELESLGQYEFGWHDTDAAGAIAQRGINEDVVRGISSLKSEPEWMLKTRLKGYQLFGRKPMPTWGADLSEIDFDNIKYFVRSTEKQAQTWEDLPEEIRNTYEKLGIPEAERQRLVAGVAAQYESEVVYHQIREDLEQQGVIFMDTDTALREHPEFFEEYFGTVIPAGDNKFAALNTAVWSGGSFVYVPKGVHVEIPLQAYFRINTENMGQFERTLIIADEDSYVHYIEGCTAPIYKSDSLHSAVVEIIVKKNARVRYTTIQNWSNNVYNLVTKRAVAHEGATMEWVDGNIGSKVTMKYPSIYLMGEHAKGETLSVAFAGPGQHQDAGAKMIHMAPYTQSSIVSKSIARGGGRAGYRGEVRVDANAHHSANTVRCDALLVDTISRSDTYPAIDIRVDDVQLGHEATVSKVSEEQLFYLQSRGLPEDEAMAMIVRGFIEPIARELPMEYALELNKLIEMGMEGSVG from the coding sequence ATGTCCGATGTACTCATCGACCGACCTGAGCTCGAAAGCCTGGGGCAATACGAGTTCGGCTGGCACGACACCGATGCCGCCGGCGCGATCGCGCAGCGCGGGATCAACGAGGACGTCGTGCGCGGCATCTCCTCACTGAAGTCCGAACCGGAATGGATGCTGAAGACCCGTCTGAAGGGGTACCAGCTCTTCGGTCGCAAGCCCATGCCCACGTGGGGTGCCGACCTGTCGGAGATCGACTTCGACAACATCAAGTACTTCGTGCGCTCGACGGAGAAGCAGGCGCAGACCTGGGAAGACCTTCCCGAGGAGATCCGCAACACGTACGAGAAGCTCGGCATCCCCGAGGCGGAGCGTCAGCGCCTGGTCGCCGGTGTGGCCGCGCAGTACGAGTCCGAGGTGGTCTACCACCAGATCCGCGAGGACCTCGAGCAGCAGGGTGTCATCTTCATGGACACCGACACGGCGTTGCGCGAGCACCCCGAGTTCTTCGAGGAGTACTTCGGCACCGTGATCCCCGCCGGCGACAACAAGTTCGCCGCGCTGAACACGGCGGTCTGGTCGGGCGGCTCTTTCGTCTACGTCCCGAAGGGCGTGCACGTCGAGATCCCGCTGCAGGCGTACTTCCGCATCAACACCGAGAACATGGGGCAGTTCGAGCGGACGCTGATCATCGCGGACGAAGACAGCTACGTGCACTACATCGAGGGGTGCACCGCTCCCATCTACAAGAGCGACTCGCTGCACTCGGCCGTCGTCGAGATCATCGTGAAGAAGAACGCCCGCGTTCGCTACACGACGATCCAGAACTGGTCGAACAACGTCTACAACCTGGTGACCAAGCGCGCCGTCGCCCACGAGGGCGCCACCATGGAATGGGTCGACGGCAACATCGGCTCCAAGGTGACGATGAAGTACCCCTCCATCTACCTCATGGGTGAGCACGCGAAGGGCGAGACCCTGTCGGTCGCCTTCGCCGGGCCCGGTCAGCACCAGGACGCCGGCGCCAAGATGATCCACATGGCGCCGTACACGCAGTCGTCGATCGTGTCGAAGTCGATCGCCCGTGGCGGCGGTCGCGCCGGCTACCGCGGTGAAGTGCGGGTGGATGCCAATGCGCACCACTCCGCCAACACGGTGCGCTGCGACGCGCTGCTGGTCGACACCATCTCGCGCAGTGACACGTATCCCGCCATCGACATCCGCGTCGACGACGTGCAGCTCGGCCACGAGGCCACCGTCTCGAAGGTCAGCGAGGAGCAGTTGTTCTACCTGCAGTCCCGCGGCCTCCCCGAAGACGAGGCCATGGCCATGATCGTGCGCGGGTTCATCGAGCCCATCGCGCGTGAGCTGCCCATGGAGTACGCGCTTGAGTTGAACAAGCTCATCGAGATGGGCATGGAAGGATCCGTCGGTTAA
- the sufD gene encoding Fe-S cluster assembly protein SufD, producing the protein MTTATQTPAAPAEGHIDPAALVASVVPVQTRSERATSFDPADFGVPTGREVNWKLTPIDRLAPLFVDEAGPTGVVGVDVQAPAAVEQLRLAAGDAPRGEHFRPEDVTAALAWKHETEAPLLRIPANVELDEPIVVRLTGTGGLAHAHVVIEAQAHSRGTVVLRHEGTAQHAQNVEILVRDGADLTVVSVQKWDDDAVHAAAHQARVDRDAKLTHVVVSFGGGVVRVNPSVELAGAGSEGRLYGLSFSDAGQHLESQVYLHHKGPHTVGDVLYKGALQGASARSVWIGDVLIGPDATGTDSYEANRNLVLTDGARADSIPNLEIETGDIQGAGHASATGRFDDEQLFYLQARGIAEDEARRLVVLGFLSEIVQRIGIPELETELTEAIERELAEGAAA; encoded by the coding sequence ATGACGACAGCGACCCAGACCCCCGCGGCCCCCGCGGAGGGTCATATCGACCCGGCCGCCCTCGTGGCATCCGTCGTTCCCGTGCAGACGCGCTCGGAGCGGGCGACCTCGTTCGATCCGGCCGACTTCGGCGTGCCCACGGGCCGTGAAGTGAACTGGAAGCTCACTCCGATCGACCGCCTCGCGCCTCTTTTCGTCGACGAAGCCGGTCCGACCGGCGTCGTGGGCGTCGACGTGCAGGCGCCGGCTGCGGTCGAGCAGCTGCGTCTCGCGGCGGGCGATGCCCCTCGCGGTGAGCACTTCCGTCCCGAAGACGTCACCGCCGCCCTCGCGTGGAAGCACGAGACCGAGGCGCCGCTGCTGCGCATCCCCGCGAACGTCGAGTTGGACGAGCCGATCGTCGTGCGCCTGACCGGCACCGGCGGCCTCGCGCACGCCCACGTCGTCATCGAGGCGCAGGCCCACTCGCGCGGCACCGTCGTGCTGCGACACGAGGGCACGGCGCAGCACGCCCAGAACGTCGAGATCCTCGTGCGCGACGGCGCCGACCTCACCGTGGTGTCGGTGCAGAAGTGGGACGACGACGCGGTGCACGCTGCGGCCCACCAGGCGCGTGTCGACCGCGACGCCAAGCTCACGCACGTCGTGGTCAGCTTCGGTGGCGGGGTCGTGCGCGTCAACCCGTCGGTCGAGCTGGCCGGTGCCGGTTCCGAGGGGCGCCTCTACGGGCTGTCGTTCTCGGACGCCGGTCAGCATCTGGAGTCGCAGGTCTACCTGCACCACAAGGGGCCGCACACCGTCGGCGACGTGCTCTACAAGGGCGCGCTGCAGGGCGCGAGCGCACGCAGCGTCTGGATCGGCGACGTGCTCATCGGACCGGATGCCACGGGCACCGACTCCTACGAGGCCAACCGCAACCTCGTGCTCACCGACGGCGCGCGCGCCGACTCGATCCCGAACCTCGAGATCGAGACCGGCGACATCCAGGGCGCGGGCCACGCCAGCGCCACCGGACGTTTCGACGACGAGCAGCTGTTCTACCTGCAGGCCCGCGGGATCGCCGAAGACGAGGCGCGACGCCTGGTCGTGCTCGGCTTCCTCAGCGAGATCGTGCAGCGCATCGGCATCCCCGAGCTCGAGACCGAGCTCACCGAGGCGATCGAGCGCGAGCTGGCCGAAGGGGCTGCCGCGTGA
- a CDS encoding non-heme iron oxygenase ferredoxin subunit: MSATRACALSDLVQDEAHRVEIDGVAIAVVLDGNGDVHAIGDVCTHGDISLSDGFVEGETLECWAHGSAFSLTTGRPLNLPAFEPVPVYEVVIDGDDVLIDPSVTKATA, translated from the coding sequence GTGAGCGCCACGCGCGCCTGCGCGCTGAGCGACCTCGTGCAAGACGAAGCGCACCGCGTCGAGATCGACGGTGTCGCCATCGCCGTCGTGCTCGACGGCAACGGCGACGTGCACGCCATCGGCGATGTCTGCACCCACGGCGACATCTCGCTGTCGGACGGTTTCGTCGAGGGCGAGACACTGGAGTGCTGGGCGCACGGCTCGGCGTTCTCGCTCACGACGGGCCGCCCCCTGAATCTCCCGGCGTTCGAGCCGGTGCCCGTGTACGAGGTCGTGATCGACGGGGACGACGTTCTCATCGACCCCTCCGTCACCAAGGCGACGGCCTGA